The proteins below are encoded in one region of Salmo salar chromosome ssa02, Ssal_v3.1, whole genome shotgun sequence:
- the LOC106586353 gene encoding uncharacterized protein, which yields MKMQMLLVLAVAVLMIPSLSEGRILSKCELKSLLEEAAFKFNLTEKARENYVTNKDFVAKIVCHVEKATGFNTSFVTPWRDDDGPDDSPTHPAKDDNRSTHPTHPEHPPRRGKRHAGDSHGDSSSAESHQFSSSKEDSSEEDSSEEETMYLYGLFQLSDHVICANGSTPSLNLCQINCSDLIDDDISDDLDCVETIKQTVESGPGDHKRALMRMFKLLFQKECVMTVASSYFSEC from the exons aTGAAGATGCAGATGCTGCTGGTGTTGGCTGTAGCAGTCTTGATGATTCCCAGTCTGTCTGAGGGACGGATCCTCTCAAAATGTGAGCTGAAGAGCTTATTGGAGGAGGCGGCCTTCAAATTCAACCTGACTGAGAAAGCCAGAGAGAATTATGTGACAAACAAGGACTTTGTGGCTAAAA TCGTCTGCCATGTAGAGAAGGCCACAGGTTTCAACACCAGTTTTGTGACTCCTTGGAGGGATGATGATGGCCCTGATGACAGCCCTACCCACCCTGCTAAGGATGATAACCGCTCGACCCATCCTACCCACCCTGAGCACCCTCCTAGGAGGGGTAAGAGACACGCTGGGGATTCTCACGGGGATTCATCCAGCGCTGAAAGTCATCAGTTCAGCTCATCAAAAGAAGACTCCAGTGAAGAAGACTCCAGTGAAGAAGAGACCATGTACCTCTACGGCTTGTTTCAGCTGAGCGATCATGTGATCTGTGCCAACGGCTCCACTCCGTCTCTGAACCTTTGCCAGATAAACTGCAGTG ATTTGATTGACGACGACATAAGTGATGACTTGGACTGTGTGGAGACAATCAAACAGACAGT GGAAAGTGGGCCTGGTGATCATAAAAGGGCTCTAATGAGAAT GTTTAAGCTGCTCTTCCAGAAGGAATGTGTCATGACGGTTGCCTCTAGCTACTTTTCCGAGTGTTGA